TCATTATCTAGTGGTGTTCCCTGTCCATTCAACCGCTGAAATATTTGCTCAATATTATCAATACTATTTTCTATCCCCTCGTTTGACACCAATAACGCAATAAGACGACATTGTTCTGCCTTTCTCAGACCCGATTCAACAATTTCACGCTCACCCTTACTTATATCACTAATTTTATTAGCTTCCTTCGCCCAACTCTCAACAAAGCTTATCCATTCTTCCTGAGCTAGTGCATCCCAATCTAACTTACCTTCTTTGAAGTGTCTGAATAACAAAAATACGGGCACGGGAAATTCTGCATAGTAAGGTAGTGCTAAGCTCGGTAAAGGTCTTTCATTAAAATTCTGAGAAAGGTATTTTTCTTTAAATTTATACGACAGTTTTTCACAATCATACTTTTTAAAATTTTCCTTAAAGTTATCTACTTTCCCCATAAATTCTTTTCGCTGCTCTACTTTTAAAATGCTTGCCTCATCTCCATTATGAAATCCCCATGGATGCGCTTTTGTTGCAACCCGAAACAGATATTTGCGAGTGGTATTTTTGAGAAGGCTTTTAGGAATTAGATCAAGCCACAAAACAACGTCATTACTTATTCCATCTTTCCAAGGATCAACAAACCCCCAGGCTATTGCGTTGCAGCGTTGTTGACCATCAAGAATGTGATGCGATGTATCCACTTCAGATTCTTGTGTCTGTTCACTTTTTGCATGCGTTGGGTTGGATTTATCATGTTGTTCTTTAATTCTATCGATGATAACTATTGAGCCTATGGGAAAGCCCCGAAAAATCGAATCCCAAAGCAATTCAATTTGTTGGGGCTCCCAAACCAAACCACGCTGAAAAGAAGGCACTCTGGCTTTGATTCTATTACCAGGTGCATTATCTTCTACATTTCCCGACCATGATCCGACTTGCCTTAATGTAAAAATAAAATAATTTTTTGTCTCACAATCAGAGTATTGAAAATATTTCAATTGATTTATTCCTTTTTTATTGTTGTTGCATCAATGGCTACTTATTAACATTCTAAATACCTCCCTCAACCACCACTCCAGCATTGCCGAATTAACCACTGATGCAACAACCTTGCAGACATCATCTAGCTCGACCACATGTTGATCTTCGGACAGCAGTGATTCCAATTTATGAAATAGGCGGATGGCTTTCAGAAATCCAGAGTATCAGGTCATGATTCAGAGATTCAAATCCGTACACCCGGAAAATACCTGCCACAAACGCACCATAGCGTAAGTATCCAATTTGCAGTATGCCAGAAGCTGTTGTTCGATCTGGGTTTTGCGTTCGGGTGCGGTATCCGGATGAATGCCTTCCAAAAAAGCATTCATCGCCATACCGCCATCCTGCACGCCATCCAAGGTATCGTACCGTAATTCAGGCACGACAAAGCAGGCAGCACTTTCTTGATGCTCCAGCTGCCTTTCTGGCTCGGGTGGTAGTAGCGTTCACGCGCAACCGGTAGCAGATCGACGATTCGATCATTGATCGCTAGCAGCGGTTGGCTTAAAGAAGGGAAACGCTCCGCCAATTCGCGTATGCGCGCCGTCTCAAATCCGGCGTTGTAGACAAATACCGGCTCATCTTCTCCACAAGCGGCAATCAGGGATTGGGTGAAAGATTCCGATGGATCGTTACCTGACAGGTCGAGAAATTCAGTATGCGCAAGCCGACCCGACGCATCAAGGCGGTGCAGACTGAACTGGAACACAATTTGGCGCGTGTGGTTCCGGTGGAAATTTGCCACATTGATGAAAACCAGGCATTTCCGGGTGTGCAGAATTCTTTTTGGATGTTACTCGCTCTTTATTTGCGTTTCCTTACTTCCTGCACCGTCCAAAATACGCGCCACCAGATCGGATGTAGAAATACCCGGAGTGTAAGGTAGCTCCTGAATCATTTCAGCCGGTAAAGACTCGCAGAGTTTGTATTTATCCTGGCGTTCCTGTTCCGATGCGCAGGCGAAGGTGTAAATATCGAAACCATGCTGCTGCATGAATTCCGGGGTGACGCTCGCAGGGGTTTCCGTCATGACGGCGTCGACATACTTGCAGGCGGCCACAACGGCGGCGCGTTCCGCTTGCTTCATGACGGGCAATTTACCTTTATTTTCCACCACGCGTTCATCGGAAACCACGCAGACGGTCAGGTGCGTGCCCAATGCGCGCGCCGCCCGTAAAAAGTTGATATGACCTTCATGAAATAGATCGGCCACCATGCGGGTATAAACCCGTTTCTGCCGCTGATTTTTCGGCCACACGGGAATTTCCCGGTTCAGTCGGGCCATTGCGCGCTCCATCCACTGCCGGCTGCGCAGCGCAAGCACGTCATCGGGGTCCTTCAGAACAATCTGGTGCGCATAGCACCACGCTTTGGCCAAATCTCCCAGCAACCAGCGTTGTATCAGTCTGTGATAGGCATAGCAACGCACCAGCTGGGTAAAGTTTTCCAGATTGCATGCGGATATCACGGTATCCCAATTGGGATTCGGCGTGCGCCAGTCGCCGTAGAACGCGGTCAGAATCTTTTCCGGCTGGCGCGGAAACCAGACTTCACCGTGCTCTGTACTGCGCTGCGTCAGATCGAATTTGGGGAAAACCGAGACGCGCTGATAATCATCCGGGTAACCGGGCAATGCAAAACCGCCGACGATCTGTTTACCGCGGGCTTGCAGGCCGCACACATCCAGCGTAATCCCCAATTCCGGATGGATATAATCGCGATAATTGGCGTATTCGATCCGCATCGGTGCGCGTACCCAGCCCGCTTGCTCAAGCGTCGCGCAGCAGGCATCCCAGAACTCCATTTGCACGGCGATATCGAGATCCTTATCGAAATCCAGCAAGCAGCCATTGCGAACCAAACCCAGCAAAGTACCGGCAAAAGGAAATACCGGAATATTCAACTTGGCCAGTTCCGCGCAAGTCGCCCAAAGCAATTTTTCCGCTTCTCCCGAAGCGAATACATTGGTATCGGGTTGGCTGGGTTTGACTTGTTCTTTATACGGCGGGATTTTTCCGGATTTAGCCAGCGCCATCAGATGATTCAGCGCATAAGTGAAATGCGCATGCGCGGTGGATAAATCCAGCAAAATAAAACTCGCGGTTCCGAGCACATGCGCCCAGTGTGCTTTGTGAAAGTCACCTTGCACATGCGCGTAGATTTTTGCGGCATACGCGGACACATCGGCCGTCCGGCCCGTGCGCATCGCCAACGAACACCACGCGCGAGCAACCTCCGGGGATAGTGGATATTCACTTTTCAACGGCTCGAGAATCCCGTCAGCATCGTTGTACTTGCCGACGATGATTAATTCCTTTGCCTTTAATAACAATTCATCAAGCTTCATGGTTATATTTAGCAGCTATTGCTTTATTTCCAGCCACTTAACCTTTTCAGTTTCAATAATCGGTAATAATAAAGATTGCATTTTAACCATTATTTAATATAATAGGAATCATTCTCATTATTATTTATTCAATATAATGAGACGAGACAGAAAAATCGCCGCATTTATTTGTTAAATGCACACATCAGATTAGAAATAGGAGGCAACATTATGGCAGTCACCACTAGACCTCGTCCCAATCTAGGATCGGGATCGGTCAAATTTATCGATGGTTTTCCTTTTGAAGGGATTGGTTCCGCCGGATTCACCGACAATGATTTACTGTATATAGGCGATGACTTAGACAATGCCATCACGGGAGGTACAGGGCATGACGAGTTTCAAGGCAGAAACGGCAATGACACGCTGAAAGGCGGGGATGGCAATGACACGCTGAATGGCGGAGATGGCAATGACGATATCGACGGCCAGGAAGGTACTGATAAATTATTTGGCGGCGCAGGCGACGATATCCTGAGAGCGGGTGGCAGCAAGCCGGTCATCATCACTGTAGAAGGCGGCAGAAGAACACTTGTGCAGGGTGACCTCGACCGGCTCACTGGAGAAAGTGGCAACGATACCTTTGGCTTCTATGGCTATGGAAGGTTTCAAGTCACGGATTTCACGATTGGTGAAGACCGGTTATTTTTCGACTCGCAAGCCCTCGGAATCGACTCGGTGCCGCAACTGCTTTCTTTTATCACGAATATCACCGATAACGGTGACACCGGTTTTACCGCTGAATTCCTCAACGGCGCAGCTTCCATTGAACTGGTTGGCGTCAACGTAAACGCGATCACCGCGGATATGATTGTTTTCAATCTGTAAACTTCATTCTCAATTCTCTTTTAGTTCTTCCTTACTCATAAGGGCCAACCCCGGATCTTCCAGGATTGGCCCTTTTCTTTTCTTCTCTACAGCTGAGTTTTATTCAACAATGAAGCTCGTCATCATGACGGCATTGATATGATCATTGACATGACAGTGATACATCCATCGTCCACGGACATCGGGTTGATAGGAATACAGAGGGCATAATTCCATTGCACTTCGTCTGCCACTATCCAATATTCCCGGGCTGTGAGAGTGCCTGTATTGACGATCAATGCCAGCCAGACAATAACGTTTTCTTGTTACCCATCTCTCGATTGGTGTAAGCGTTACATTAGACATTGGCAGCGATCGCTCATATTCTGCGATCGCATCGGTGATAAGAATGGCTGGCTAAAGACAGGGGGTGTCGTGGCTGGCTACGACTGGCTCCACGATCGCGGAGCCGGGTTTGAAATACTGTAAGTAACCTTTTGAACACAATCCTCCCTCGTAGAAGGGCTAAAACTGCGAGGGAGGGAACCTGCTGTTACAACAACTTACTCTCGTATTCCGCAAGAATTCCGGTCATTATGGACCGCAATGCAACGGCTCTATCAGTATTGCCGTTATTGATCGCATCTTTCAGATCGCGAATTGCATTTTCCAGACTGGCGCGTTTCGATGTATTCAAGCGCTGAGCGAGATCAGCCAAGAAAACGCCGGTATACAGCGACAATCTTTCCAAAGCCAGCAACGCTTGATTCTTATCGGCTGTGAAATTGGCTTCGATTTGATGAATACTTCTTTCTACCTGCCCCAGAATGCCTTTGCTAATTTCACTGACGATTTTGTCGGCAACGACATTGGATAGTTCGCCAGTAAACTGGGTTTTGATCTGATTGCTTCCCGATGGATTATCCTGAGCGATAAAACCTTCCACGATGCGGTAAAAATATTCGCCTTCGATCTGTTTCTCCCTGGCTTCGTCGGCTTCCGCGGCTCTATTTTCGATAATACCTTGAACTTCCCGTAGCACGCCGATCAGAAAACTCCTGACCAAGGGAATGACGATATTTTCACTAGCCAGCGCTAATGTTTGCGCATCGCCTGCGTCGGTTTTATCGAATGCCCGTTTGCCTTGAATAAAAGCAGCGGTGATTTGATAATCCAGATCGGGATCGCTACCTGACACAATCGATTGTTTGTCCGAGGAAAGCACTTTGTCTTCCTTATTCGCTGTTTTAGCAATCGCCGAGTAAGCGGTGTACGCTCTGTCCCATTCGAGCGCGAGCGCATCTGCCGATAAATTGCCGAACTGCTCCTGAACCAGCGTGACACGGTTATAAACAACCAACGCAAACATTTTCTGCAGCGACTTATCGATCACTTGCAAAGCCAAGGGAACTTGATTGCCGGAACTTACCTGTGCAATGGCTGCGGTAACATCTTGGCCGATCGTCAAGCCATAAATTTGATCGACCAGTTGCGTCAGTTGCTGTAAATCTCCAGCATATTTCCCGGCGATGGCGTCAGCATCGATCGGCACTTGATTCCGCAGCGCATCGATTGCCTGGTAATCGGCCAGGGCATTTTCCACAAGGGCAGTATGTTGCGCCACTTCATATTTGGCCCGATTCAGTGCGTTCTCATACTTTGTCAACAGAGCCGATATGGCATTGCGCGCCAGCTCGGATTTGGGAGCACTGAGTTCATTGCTGGCAGTCATTAAATTTTCCAGCTCAGTTTCCAGACTGCCCCGGTCAGCAGCACCCAATCGCAACTCGAGATCGGGCAACAGGACTCTGGCAAAATATTTGGCGCCTGCCGCTTCGGCCACGGCATGCGGGCGGTCTTTTTCCGTGATGGCGCTTGCTTGACCATTCATTTCGGCAACGACACGGCCAATAAAACCTTTTCCTAGCTCACTGACAATCTCATCGGCAACAACTTTGGATGGATCTCCTGTTAATTGCGCTTTTATCCTCAAGCTGCCGGCAGGATTTCCTCTGGCCACCAGCGATTCAATAACGCGATAGAAAATCTCTCCTTCCTTGAGTTCAATGCTGGTTTCTTCCGGATCCGCGGCTCTATTCTCAATGGCACCGGCAACTTCACGTAATACCGCAATGTAGTAAGCGCGTGCAAGTGACATCCGTATCGCGTAACGGGCGATTTGCACCGTGACGAAATCTTCTTCCGGATTACTTTTATTGATTGCTGTTCTAATTCTGGAAAAGTGATCGTTCACCTCCACATCGAGTCCTGGATTGCTGCCAGCTTCGAGTGCTTGACGGTCGGCAGTCAATAGCTGATTTTCTCTGGCTACAGTGGCGGATATGGCTTGAAATGCGGCCACCGATTCATCCAGCATGGCTATCAACGCAGTTGATGTGCCGGTTTCAAATTGATCGCGGATGGCAGCAATACGATTCCAGATCGCTTGATAAAACACGCGCTGCAGCGTCTTGTCGACGACTTGCGCCGCGAGTCTTGGCGCATAATCGTTTTTAATATCGTCGATGGCCGCCAGCACATCACTATCCAGACTTAATGAATTGGCGGTATCGACTTCTTGCACCAATGTTTGTAAAACACCGGCATAAGCATCTGCAATGGCATCACCGTTAATCGGCACTTCTCTACGCAGCGTTCCAATCGTTCTGTAAGCAGTGACCGCAGATTCGATAGCTGCGGTATTCGAGGCCGCAACCGCATTATTAATTACAACCATGAAACATAAACTCACGATCAACAACATACTTAGTGAATTTATGAGTCTCCTCAATAAATACATAAAAACTCCTCTATACAATAAACATTAACGAGAATACAAATGATAACTATTATTATTTACAGTCGCAACTAAAAAATATATTTTTTTATTTTTGTGAACTAAAAATTGGCAATCAAAGTCGCTCTGATCGCAATGGGTGAACCTGGAGCAATGTTAAAATCGTTTTGTGCAGAAGCGAAATATTTCGTATTAAATAAATTTTCTATATTTAACTGACCGCGGAAACTTTTGGTGAATTGCGTAAAAAGCGCTGCATCCACGCGAGTAAAATCAGGTAAAGTAACGCGATTCGTCAATGAAGCAAGCATACTATCCCGGTGAATCACACCAAATGCTGCGCCGATACTCGGCGTAATATCGTAGCGGCTCCACATTGAAAAAGTATGGCGCGGAAGCTCCGCTACCGACGCACCTTTCTTCGCAACGCTTTGGATGTCGCTGGTGATTTCGCCGACTTGATAGGCATACCCCCCCATCACGCTCCAATTTGAGGTCAACTGCCCGGACAAACTGACTTCAACACCTTCGGTACGTTGCCCTTTGGTTAGAAAGGTTTGTCCGCCGACCACCGAGTTGATGACATTGGTGCGATCCAGCTGATAAACCGCAGTGGTAAACGCTAAATCCGGCCGTATATCCCATTTCACCCCTGCCTCCAGCGTTGTAAATTTTTCCGGTTTTAGTGTTTCAGTCGTGACGTTCAAGGCTGTCAGCTGATCACCGGCACGCGGCACATAGGCCTGGCTATAGGTTGCATAAAATGAAACAGGAGTAATAGGTTTATAGATCAAACCAAAACGGGGTGCAATCAGATCGTCTCTCGTTTTTAAATGCTCTCTCGGGCCATTTTTCTGCTGAAAGTCCACTTCAAACAAGTCATAACGCACCCCTACAATCGCTTGAAGCTGCGGA
The DNA window shown above is from Nitrosomonas sp. Is35 and carries:
- a CDS encoding DUF2779 domain-containing protein, giving the protein MFQFSLHRLDASGRLAHTEFLDLSGNDPSESFTQSLIAACGEDEPVFVYNAGFETARIRELAERFPSLSQPLLAINDRIVDLLPVARERYYHPSQKGSWSIKKVLPALSCLNYGTIPWMACRMAVWR
- a CDS encoding hemolysin expression modulating protein; this encodes MAVTTRPRPNLGSGSVKFIDGFPFEGIGSAGFTDNDLLYIGDDLDNAITGGTGHDEFQGRNGNDTLKGGDGNDTLNGGDGNDDIDGQEGTDKLFGGAGDDILRAGGSKPVIITVEGGRRTLVQGDLDRLTGESGNDTFGFYGYGRFQVTDFTIGEDRLFFDSQALGIDSVPQLLSFITNITDNGDTGFTAEFLNGAASIELVGVNVNAITADMIVFNL
- a CDS encoding adenylyltransferase/cytidyltransferase family protein, whose amino-acid sequence is MKLDELLLKAKELIIVGKYNDADGILEPLKSEYPLSPEVARAWCSLAMRTGRTADVSAYAAKIYAHVQGDFHKAHWAHVLGTASFILLDLSTAHAHFTYALNHLMALAKSGKIPPYKEQVKPSQPDTNVFASGEAEKLLWATCAELAKLNIPVFPFAGTLLGLVRNGCLLDFDKDLDIAVQMEFWDACCATLEQAGWVRAPMRIEYANYRDYIHPELGITLDVCGLQARGKQIVGGFALPGYPDDYQRVSVFPKFDLTQRSTEHGEVWFPRQPEKILTAFYGDWRTPNPNWDTVISACNLENFTQLVRCYAYHRLIQRWLLGDLAKAWCYAHQIVLKDPDDVLALRSRQWMERAMARLNREIPVWPKNQRQKRVYTRMVADLFHEGHINFLRAARALGTHLTVCVVSDERVVENKGKLPVMKQAERAAVVAACKYVDAVMTETPASVTPEFMQQHGFDIYTFACASEQERQDKYKLCESLPAEMIQELPYTPGISTSDLVARILDGAGSKETQIKSE
- a CDS encoding multicopper oxidase domain-containing protein, which produces MELCPLYSYQPDVRGRWMYHCHVNDHINAVMMTSFIVE